From the genome of Miscanthus floridulus cultivar M001 chromosome 10, ASM1932011v1, whole genome shotgun sequence, one region includes:
- the LOC136487790 gene encoding uncharacterized protein, with amino-acid sequence MEQQVEHSHLPIRGLSLHVAQAGKGELGTVVFLHGFPEIWYSWRHQMLAVAAAGYRAVAPDWRGYGLSDQPPEPEAASYDDLLEDLLAILDALSVPKAFLVAKDFGAMPAYEFALRHPSRTCGVMCLGVPFLNGGSSYTSLPEGFYILRWREPGRAEADFGRYDVKRVVRTIYVLFSRSEIPIAKEDQEIMDLADLSTPLPEWFTEDDLAVYASLYEKSGFRYPMEMTYRTLHKRKPIEDPKFQVPVFVVMGEKDYVFKFPSVESVLKDGIMEKFAPDLKITYIPEGSHFVQEQFPDKVNDLLVSFLKDHPVSA; translated from the exons ATGGAGCAGCAAGTCGAgcacagccatctcccaatccgaggcctcagcctccacGTGGCCCAAGCAGGCAAAG GCGAGCTGGGCACGGTGGTGTTCCTGCACGGATTCCCGGAGATATGGTACTCGTGGCGCCACCAGATGCTGGCCGTGGCCGCCGCCGGGTACCGCGCCGTCGCGCCGGACTGGCGAGGGTACGGGCTCTCGGACCAGCCGCCGGAGCCGGAGGCCGCGTCGTACGACGACCTGTTGGAGGATCTCCTCGCAATCCTCGATGCCCTCTCCGTTCCCAAG GCTTTCCTTGTGGCGAAGGATTTCGGAGCCATGCCAGCCTATGAGTTTGCTCTACGTCACCCTAGCCGCACATGTGGTGTTATGTGTTTGGGGGTCCCCTTCCTTAACGGTGGCTCATCCTATACCAGCTTGCCAGAAGGCTTCTACATTTTGCGCTGGCGG GAACCGGGAAGAGCAGAGGCTGATTTTGGGCGGTATGATGTCAAGAGAGTTGTTCGGACCATCTACGTACTCTTCTCTAGGAGCGAAATCCCAATAGCAAAAGAAGACCAAGAGATTATGGACCTTGCGGACTTGTCAACACCTCTTCCAGAGTGGTTCACTGAGGATGATCTCGCTGTGTATGCTTCACTCTATGAGAAATCGGGTTTCCGGTATCCAATGGAGATGACATATAG GACTCTCCATAAAAGGAAGCCAATTGAAGATCCAAAATTTCAAGTCCCAGTGTTTGTTGTCATGGGGGAGAAAGACTATGTGTTCAAGTTCCCTAGTGTTGAGTCCGTTTTGAAAGATGGCATCATGGAGAAATTCGCACCGGACCTAAAGATCACCTACATCCCTGAAGGAAGCCATTTTGTTCAGGAGCAGTTCCCGGACAAGGTGAATGATCTCCTGGTCAGCTTCTTGAAGGACCACCCTGTGTCTGCATAG
- the LOC136486323 gene encoding uncharacterized protein → MDPERPPPALTSDLLEEILLRVASPADLARASTACVSFRRLIADPAFLRRYRSIHPPLLLGFVRSYGFGPAEAPHPSAAVARAVAFSFDYLPRTTWEDHWTPVNARDGRVLLERSCREAPNYWDLLVCDPLSRRYLLLPPITDDLLASIGIQNKDIFHSGASFIRSGGTEEDTSFSVISWMQSSSRLGVFIFSSGFGCWSVSTSISWDDLGLDEIDEFIQEQCTSDCFYWKLNDMSTVVKLDMNSMQFCTIGLPPGHDKRQIVIVESGESRVAMFSTVHESTSVDYYYTFSQNDSEKSHEWHLKSTIPLPAHYIFEGNIGGPAEGYIFIECIPDEKDTTYSAFFSLEIKSFNIERVGRTRSPACGAYPYFGFPPSMSPRRI, encoded by the coding sequence ATGGATCCAGAGCGGCCGCCGCCGGCCCTAACCAGCGACCTCCTCGAGGAGATCTTGCTCCGCGTCGCCTCCCCTGCGGACCTCGCCCGCGCCTCCACCGCCTGCGTCTCCTTCCGCCGCCTCATCGCTGACCCCGCCTTCCTCCGCCGGTACCGCTCCATTCACCCGCCCTTACTCCTCGGCTTCGTTAGATCCTATGGTTTCGGTCCTGCCGAGGCGCCCCATCCCTCCGCTGCCGTCGCCCGGGCTGTCGCGTTTTCCTTCGACTATCTCCCTCGCACCACATGGGAGGACCACTGGACTCCGGTAAATGCCCGCGACGGCCGCGTCCTCCTCGAGCGCAGTTGCCGCGAAGCCCCCAATTACTGGGACCTCCTGGTGTGCGACCCGTTGTCCCGGCGATACCTGCTGCTGCCTCCCATAACCGACGACCTACTCGCCTCCATCGGTATCCAAAACAAAGATATTTTCCATTCGGGGGCCTCCTTCATCCGTTCAGGAGGCACAGAGGAGGATACATCATTCAGTGTGATCAGCTGGATGCAATCCAGCTCAAGGTTGGGGGTTTTTATCTTCTCTTCGGGCTTTGGCTGCTGGAGTGTCAGTACGTCTATCAGTTGGGACGATCTAGGCCTGGATGAAATTGATGAGTTCATTCAAGAACAATGTACGTCTGACTGCTTCTATTGGAAATTAAACGACATGAGCACGGTGGTCAAGCTCGACATGAATAGTATGCAGTTTTGCACTATTGGCCTCCCGCCTGGCCATGATAAGCGGCAAATCGTCATTGTGGAGTCAGGGGAAAGTAGGGTTGCAATGTTTAGTACGGTTCATGAAAGCACATCTGTGGATTATTATTACACCTTTTCGCAAAATGACAGTGAGAAGTCCCATGAGTGGCATTTGAAGAGTACCATCCCCTTGCCTGCCCATTATATTTTTGAAGGCAACATCGGTGGTCCAGCTGAAGGATACATTTTCATAGAATGCATTCCAGATGAAAAGGATACAACATATTCAGCATTTTTTTCACTTGAGATTAAGTCTTTCAATATTGAGAGGGTCGGTAGGACAAGATCCCCTGCTTGTGGTGCCTATCCATATTTTGGTTTCCCACCATCTATGTCACCAAGGAGGATTTAA